One Setaria viridis chromosome 7, Setaria_viridis_v4.0, whole genome shotgun sequence genomic region harbors:
- the LOC117863750 gene encoding uncharacterized protein isoform X4, whose amino-acid sequence MQSENSRIWLVELRASRASLSTYLVACLFFAYEATRDCLPTAAREVQTPLGPAAVQSIDDAQPIMIVPILRAGLAFAEQVTSILPSARIFHPGKTHLVLIYINEGMSRNEETLLPAIYLNKSHSFMPFVSPYMDAGCLPNSQVDATSSSWIQCLQPVEQWRQQST is encoded by the exons ATGCAATCGGAGAACAGCAGGATTTGGTTGGTTGAGCTGAGAGCATCACGTGCGAGTCTATCTACCTACCTGGTTGCCTGCTTGTTCTTCGCCTACGAAGCCACAAGAGATTGCCTG CCAACTGCGGCAAGGGAGGTGCAGACGCCCCTCGGCCCTGCGGCGGTCCAATCCATCGATGACGCACAGCCTATCATG ATTGTCCCTATCCTCCGAGCAGGCCTCGCTTTCGCAGAGCAAGTGACATCCATTCTGCCGTCCGCAAGGATTTTTCATCCAG GGAAGACTCATCTTGTTTTAATTTATATTAATGAAGGGATGAGCAGGAATGAGGAAACGCTGCTGCCAGCAATTTACCTGAACAA GAGTCATTCATTTATGCCTTTTGTTTCCCCTTACATGGACGCAGGCTGCCTGCCAAATTCCCAGGTGGATGCCACATCTTCCTCATGGATCCAATGCTTGCAACCG GTGGAACAATGGCGGCAGCAATCAACCTGA
- the LOC117863750 gene encoding uracil phosphoribosyltransferase isoform X3 has product MQSENSRIWLVELRASRASLSTYLVACLFFAYEATRDCLPTAAREVQTPLGPAAVQSIDDAQPIMIVPILRAGLAFAEQVTSILPSARIFHPGKTHLVLIYINEGMSRNEETLLPAIYLNKLPAKFPGGCHIFLMDPMLATALVDTSNEIRVLLSCDNGRVGDLL; this is encoded by the exons ATGCAATCGGAGAACAGCAGGATTTGGTTGGTTGAGCTGAGAGCATCACGTGCGAGTCTATCTACCTACCTGGTTGCCTGCTTGTTCTTCGCCTACGAAGCCACAAGAGATTGCCTG CCAACTGCGGCAAGGGAGGTGCAGACGCCCCTCGGCCCTGCGGCGGTCCAATCCATCGATGACGCACAGCCTATCATG ATTGTCCCTATCCTCCGAGCAGGCCTCGCTTTCGCAGAGCAAGTGACATCCATTCTGCCGTCCGCAAGGATTTTTCATCCAG GGAAGACTCATCTTGTTTTAATTTATATTAATGAAGGGATGAGCAGGAATGAGGAAACGCTGCTGCCAGCAATTTACCTGAACAA GCTGCCTGCCAAATTCCCAGGTGGATGCCACATCTTCCTCATGGATCCAATGCTTGCAACCG CTCTGGTGGATACTAGCAATGAGATCAGAGTGCTATTGTCTTGTGACAATGGTAGAGTTGGTGACCTCCTCTGA
- the LOC117863750 gene encoding uracil phosphoribosyltransferase isoform X2 gives MQSENSRIWLVELRASRASLSTYLVACLFFAYEATRDCLPTAAREVQTPLGPAAVQSIDDAQPIMIVPILRAGLAFAEQVTSILPSARIFHPGMSRNEETLLPAIYLNKLPAKFPGGCHIFLMDPMLATGGTMAAAINLIEDHGANIEQIAVISAITCPPAIENLRQLFPVPRDSRVCRCRLIMS, from the exons ATGCAATCGGAGAACAGCAGGATTTGGTTGGTTGAGCTGAGAGCATCACGTGCGAGTCTATCTACCTACCTGGTTGCCTGCTTGTTCTTCGCCTACGAAGCCACAAGAGATTGCCTG CCAACTGCGGCAAGGGAGGTGCAGACGCCCCTCGGCCCTGCGGCGGTCCAATCCATCGATGACGCACAGCCTATCATG ATTGTCCCTATCCTCCGAGCAGGCCTCGCTTTCGCAGAGCAAGTGACATCCATTCTGCCGTCCGCAAGGATTTTTCATCCAG GGATGAGCAGGAATGAGGAAACGCTGCTGCCAGCAATTTACCTGAACAA GCTGCCTGCCAAATTCCCAGGTGGATGCCACATCTTCCTCATGGATCCAATGCTTGCAACCG GTGGAACAATGGCGGCAGCAATCAACCTGATCGAGGATCATGGAGCTAACATCGAGCAGATAGCAGTT ATATCCGCAATCACTTGCCCTCCTGCCATCGAAAACCTCAGGCAATTATTCCCAGTTCCCAGG gaTTCACGTGTATGTCGCTGCAGGTTGATCATGTCCTGA
- the LOC117863750 gene encoding uracil phosphoribosyltransferase isoform X1: protein MQSENSRIWLVELRASRASLSTYLVACLFFAYEATRDCLPTAAREVQTPLGPAAVQSIDDAQPIMIVPILRAGLAFAEQVTSILPSARIFHPGKTHLVLIYINEGMSRNEETLLPAIYLNKLPAKFPGGCHIFLMDPMLATGGTMAAAINLIEDHGANIEQIAVISAITCPPAIENLRQLFPVPRDSRVCRCRLIMS, encoded by the exons ATGCAATCGGAGAACAGCAGGATTTGGTTGGTTGAGCTGAGAGCATCACGTGCGAGTCTATCTACCTACCTGGTTGCCTGCTTGTTCTTCGCCTACGAAGCCACAAGAGATTGCCTG CCAACTGCGGCAAGGGAGGTGCAGACGCCCCTCGGCCCTGCGGCGGTCCAATCCATCGATGACGCACAGCCTATCATG ATTGTCCCTATCCTCCGAGCAGGCCTCGCTTTCGCAGAGCAAGTGACATCCATTCTGCCGTCCGCAAGGATTTTTCATCCAG GGAAGACTCATCTTGTTTTAATTTATATTAATGAAGGGATGAGCAGGAATGAGGAAACGCTGCTGCCAGCAATTTACCTGAACAA GCTGCCTGCCAAATTCCCAGGTGGATGCCACATCTTCCTCATGGATCCAATGCTTGCAACCG GTGGAACAATGGCGGCAGCAATCAACCTGATCGAGGATCATGGAGCTAACATCGAGCAGATAGCAGTT ATATCCGCAATCACTTGCCCTCCTGCCATCGAAAACCTCAGGCAATTATTCCCAGTTCCCAGG gaTTCACGTGTATGTCGCTGCAGGTTGATCATGTCCTGA
- the LOC117863750 gene encoding uracil phosphoribosyltransferase isoform X5 — MQSENSRIWLVELRASRASLSTYLVACLFFAYEATRDCLPTAAREVQTPLGPAAVQSIDDAQPIMIVPILRAGLAFAEQVTSILPSARIFHPGMSRNEETLLPAIYLNKLPAKFPGGCHIFLMDPMLATALVDTSNEIRVLLSCDNGRVGDLL; from the exons ATGCAATCGGAGAACAGCAGGATTTGGTTGGTTGAGCTGAGAGCATCACGTGCGAGTCTATCTACCTACCTGGTTGCCTGCTTGTTCTTCGCCTACGAAGCCACAAGAGATTGCCTG CCAACTGCGGCAAGGGAGGTGCAGACGCCCCTCGGCCCTGCGGCGGTCCAATCCATCGATGACGCACAGCCTATCATG ATTGTCCCTATCCTCCGAGCAGGCCTCGCTTTCGCAGAGCAAGTGACATCCATTCTGCCGTCCGCAAGGATTTTTCATCCAG GGATGAGCAGGAATGAGGAAACGCTGCTGCCAGCAATTTACCTGAACAA GCTGCCTGCCAAATTCCCAGGTGGATGCCACATCTTCCTCATGGATCCAATGCTTGCAACCG CTCTGGTGGATACTAGCAATGAGATCAGAGTGCTATTGTCTTGTGACAATGGTAGAGTTGGTGACCTCCTCTGA
- the LOC117863750 gene encoding uracil phosphoribosyltransferase, chloroplastic isoform X6 encodes MQSENSRIWLVELRASRASLSTYLVACLFFAYEATRDCLPTAAREVQTPLGPAAVQSIDDAQPIMIVPILRAGLAFAEQVTSILPSARIFHPGMSRNEETLLPAIYLNKSHSFMPFVSPYMDAGCLPNSQVDATSSSWIQCLQPVEQWRQQST; translated from the exons ATGCAATCGGAGAACAGCAGGATTTGGTTGGTTGAGCTGAGAGCATCACGTGCGAGTCTATCTACCTACCTGGTTGCCTGCTTGTTCTTCGCCTACGAAGCCACAAGAGATTGCCTG CCAACTGCGGCAAGGGAGGTGCAGACGCCCCTCGGCCCTGCGGCGGTCCAATCCATCGATGACGCACAGCCTATCATG ATTGTCCCTATCCTCCGAGCAGGCCTCGCTTTCGCAGAGCAAGTGACATCCATTCTGCCGTCCGCAAGGATTTTTCATCCAG GGATGAGCAGGAATGAGGAAACGCTGCTGCCAGCAATTTACCTGAACAA GAGTCATTCATTTATGCCTTTTGTTTCCCCTTACATGGACGCAGGCTGCCTGCCAAATTCCCAGGTGGATGCCACATCTTCCTCATGGATCCAATGCTTGCAACCG GTGGAACAATGGCGGCAGCAATCAACCTGA